The stretch of DNA CCGGTGGTTTTCGGCAATCACGGGTTCATCCCACCACCAAGGCCTGACCCGCTTCACGCGAAGACGCATGACCAGGACGAGGGGGACGCCATTGTGCATGGCCTCGATGGCGGTCTCGCTGAAGTGGTAGTCGATGTCGGCATCGAGCGCCCAGGAGCGGTCCTCGTGCCGGAACAACTCGGCCCGGCGCACCGTGAACCCCGGTTCGGCGTTCCAGCCGGCGACGGGGGCAAGGAGAGCGAGCAGGGCCAGCCATCCGGCAAACCGGGTCATGCGGCTTTGCGCAAACGGGCATAAAAGAACCCGTCCATGCCGGATTCCCCTGTCAGAATCTGGCGTCCGTGGCTTAATGGAATGCCCCACTCCGCGGTCAGCAGCAGTTCCGCCGCATCGCCGTGAGCCTCCAGAAAATGGCCTACCTGCCGTTCGTTTTCGGCGCGGATGACCGAGCAGGTGGCATACACGAGGACGCCGCCGGGTTTGAGCAGCGGCCAGGCAGCCTCGAAGATGGCCCCCTGCAGTCCGCTCAATGCGTCGAGATCGCGCGGTTCCCGCAGCCGTTTGATGTCGGGGTGGCGCCGAATGACCCCGGTCGCCGAGCAGGGCGCATCGAGCAGGATACGGTCGAACGGACGGCCGTCCCACCAGGATTCCGGCGAGCGGGCATCGCCGGCGACCACCGTGGCGGAGAGTCTTTCCCGCTCCAGGTTTTCCCGGATGCGTGAGCATCGTTCGGCATCGACATCCACAGCGACGACTTCGAGCTTCCCGTGGCAGAGTTCGAGCATGTGCAGCGTCTTCCCGCCGGGCGCCGCGCAGATGTCCAGAACCCTCTCGCCCGGTTCGGCGGCGACCAGGGTGGCCGCCAGTTGGGCGGCTTCGTCCTGGACCGATACCCGGCCGTCGGCAAAGCCGGGTAGCGCTTCCACCGGGACCGGAGATTCGAGGGTCAGCCCTAAGGGCGAATGGCGGCAGGGAAGCGCGCCGATGCCGGCTTCAGCCAGCCGTTCGAGATAGCCGGCGCGGTCCTCCTGCAGCGGGTTGACACGGATCGTCATCGGCGGCGGCAGGTTGTTCTGCTGAATGAGGGACTCCCAATGCTCGGGCCAGTCGGCGGCGAGCCGCTCGCGCAACCAGGCGGGATGGGCATCTCGTCCGACGGGATCCTGCAGGGCCCGGCTTTCCAGTTCCTCCTTCCGCCGTAGATAGCTCCTCAGAATGGCGTTCAGCAAAGGCTTCGCCCAGCTTTTCCGGCCGGCGGCCTCGACGGTCTCCGAAACCGCGGCGTGGGGTTTGACGTTCATGCTGCGCAACTGGTGGAGGCCGATCAGCGCGAGCAGCCGGATCTCCTGGTCGCGGATGGGTTTGAGCGCAAGCCGGCCGAGCAGGAAGTCCAGCGGCTCGAAGGCGCGGAGCACGCCGTAGCACAGCGATTGCACGAAAG from Methylococcus geothermalis encodes:
- the rsmB gene encoding 16S rRNA (cytosine(967)-C(5))-methyltransferase RsmB — translated: MTANTRTLAAAALYDVVVDRHSLTAALGKRLPSLPDARDRAFVQSLCYGVLRAFEPLDFLLGRLALKPIRDQEIRLLALIGLHQLRSMNVKPHAAVSETVEAAGRKSWAKPLLNAILRSYLRRKEELESRALQDPVGRDAHPAWLRERLAADWPEHWESLIQQNNLPPPMTIRVNPLQEDRAGYLERLAEAGIGALPCRHSPLGLTLESPVPVEALPGFADGRVSVQDEAAQLAATLVAAEPGERVLDICAAPGGKTLHMLELCHGKLEVVAVDVDAERCSRIRENLERERLSATVVAGDARSPESWWDGRPFDRILLDAPCSATGVIRRHPDIKRLREPRDLDALSGLQGAIFEAAWPLLKPGGVLVYATCSVIRAENERQVGHFLEAHGDAAELLLTAEWGIPLSHGRQILTGESGMDGFFYARLRKAA